In Desulfopila inferna, a single window of DNA contains:
- a CDS encoding XTP/dITP diphosphatase: MVNIIVLATNNENKIKEFRTILHDFKIEIRSLSDFGPIPEAIEDGATFDENAYKKAHHVARVLGLPAIADDSGLVVNALNGEPGVYSARYAGAGASDEENVDKLLREMENVADRSAYFHCVLSVAVPSGPALTYEGKCYGTITTEKHGSNGFGYDPVFHVADFDKTFAEISPEQKNSISHRGRALAEFRSEADKVMKWLELRLMEEKPEKPDHSRFLDNDWSDR, translated from the coding sequence ATGGTTAATATTATTGTCCTGGCTACTAACAATGAAAATAAGATAAAGGAATTCAGGACTATTTTGCATGATTTTAAAATAGAGATTCGATCTCTTTCGGATTTTGGACCGATACCTGAAGCCATAGAGGATGGTGCCACCTTTGATGAAAATGCGTATAAAAAGGCACATCATGTCGCTCGCGTTCTCGGTCTTCCGGCTATAGCAGATGATTCAGGTCTGGTGGTTAATGCGCTGAATGGCGAACCGGGTGTTTATTCCGCAAGATATGCCGGCGCTGGCGCGAGTGATGAGGAGAATGTGGATAAACTCTTGCGGGAAATGGAGAATGTCGCCGACAGAAGTGCATACTTCCACTGCGTTCTCTCGGTAGCCGTACCTTCCGGGCCCGCCCTCACCTACGAAGGAAAATGTTACGGTACTATCACTACGGAAAAACACGGAAGCAATGGTTTTGGATATGATCCTGTCTTTCATGTTGCTGATTTTGATAAAACCTTTGCGGAAATATCACCGGAACAAAAAAACTCCATCAGTCACAGGGGGAGGGCGCTTGCCGAATTTCGTTCGGAAGCGGACAAGGTCATGAAATGGCTGGAATTACGACTCATGGAAGAAAAACCAGAAAAACCTGACCATAGCAGATTTCTTGATAATGACTGGTCTGATCGATAG
- a CDS encoding epoxyqueuosine reductase QueH — translation MKLLLHTCCGPCLLYPLDILQQDGFEVTSYFYNPNIHPYKEFRRRLDSLLELSVKSDISLICHRDYDFNTFARQVVFNEEKRCAICYDIRLEETVKFAKNNEYSSFSTTLLYSVYQNHSLLRDKCSLLSKKYDISFVYHDFREGWQQGIDLSIQNDLYRQPYCGCIYSEQERYDNRLKKKLKKRKFTNK, via the coding sequence ATGAAACTCCTTCTTCATACATGTTGTGGTCCATGCCTGTTATATCCACTTGATATCCTTCAACAAGATGGCTTCGAAGTAACCAGTTATTTTTACAATCCCAACATTCACCCATACAAGGAATTTAGAAGGAGACTTGATTCTCTTCTTGAATTGTCGGTAAAAAGTGACATTTCTCTCATTTGCCACCGGGATTACGACTTTAACACCTTTGCCCGCCAAGTTGTTTTTAATGAAGAGAAACGATGTGCTATCTGCTACGACATTCGTCTTGAGGAAACCGTCAAATTTGCCAAAAACAACGAGTATTCTTCCTTTTCCACAACTCTTCTATACAGCGTTTATCAAAACCATTCCCTTCTTCGCGACAAATGTTCTCTGCTATCTAAAAAATATGATATTTCATTTGTCTACCATGATTTCCGGGAAGGATGGCAGCAGGGCATAGATCTTTCCATCCAAAACGATCTTTATAGACAGCCCTATTGCGGCTGTATCTATAGTGAGCAGGAAAGATATGACAACAGACTGAAAAAAAAACTAAAAAAAAGAAAATTCACAAATAAATAG
- a CDS encoding sigma-54 interaction domain-containing protein has translation MNRTIDVEAELQDLTCLYDITKELASSGSISECLHKSMEILSFSKEMENGTVSIINPVTGKLEIEVAYGIPAEGKRRGKYKIGEGITGRVVATGESIIVPHIAEEPLFLNRTRSRGDIKNQKRSFLCVPIKDGKRVIGTLSVDRVYEKGIDDQANKDLQFLTVLSSLIAQTTRRIQIVNREQEHLRIENLKLKRELSEKNKINDIIGNSSRMQDVYEMVHRVVDSNATVLLRGESGTGKTLVAKALHYNSKRKDKPFVAVNCSALPETLLESELFGHEKGAFTGANERKTGRFEKAEGGTLFLDEIGEISHSVQVKLLNVVQERTFQRLGSSKSIECDVRLVAATNRDLEKAVSEKLFREDLYYRLNVFPVYMPPLRERRTDILLLAEYFLEKYARENNKTIRRISTSAIDMLIQYHWPGNVRELQNCMERAVLICDDDSIKGVHLPPTLQVAGETISDKPLSLASSVERFEKDLIIEGLKKHNGNQTKTAKYLDTSLRIINYKIHQYGIDPKKYKL, from the coding sequence ATGAATAGAACAATAGATGTCGAAGCCGAACTTCAAGACCTTACCTGCCTCTATGATATAACAAAGGAACTTGCCTCGTCCGGGAGTATTTCCGAGTGCTTACACAAATCAATGGAAATTCTCTCTTTTTCCAAAGAAATGGAAAACGGAACCGTCTCAATTATCAACCCGGTTACCGGTAAACTCGAAATAGAGGTAGCCTACGGAATACCGGCTGAAGGGAAACGGCGCGGCAAATATAAGATAGGTGAGGGTATAACGGGAAGGGTTGTTGCCACCGGTGAATCAATCATCGTTCCCCATATAGCGGAAGAACCGTTATTTCTCAACAGAACCAGATCACGCGGAGATATAAAGAATCAAAAGAGGTCGTTTCTCTGTGTCCCCATTAAGGATGGTAAGCGGGTAATTGGAACTCTTTCAGTTGATCGTGTATATGAAAAGGGTATTGACGATCAAGCCAACAAAGATCTTCAATTTCTCACTGTTCTGAGTAGCCTTATTGCCCAAACCACCCGACGAATTCAGATTGTCAACCGTGAACAGGAACATCTCCGTATAGAAAACCTTAAACTCAAAAGAGAATTGTCGGAAAAGAACAAAATTAACGATATTATAGGCAACTCCAGCAGAATGCAGGATGTCTATGAAATGGTTCATCGGGTAGTAGACTCAAACGCTACCGTCCTCCTCAGGGGGGAATCCGGTACGGGAAAAACGCTGGTGGCTAAGGCTCTTCATTATAACAGCAAACGAAAAGATAAGCCATTTGTCGCTGTTAACTGTTCAGCTCTACCTGAAACACTTCTCGAAAGCGAGCTTTTTGGGCATGAAAAGGGTGCATTTACCGGAGCAAACGAGCGTAAAACAGGGAGATTTGAAAAAGCTGAGGGCGGGACTCTCTTTCTTGATGAAATAGGAGAAATAAGCCATTCGGTCCAAGTTAAACTGCTCAATGTTGTACAGGAAAGAACCTTCCAGCGTCTGGGCTCATCTAAATCCATCGAGTGTGATGTTCGTCTGGTTGCTGCTACTAACCGGGATCTTGAGAAAGCGGTGTCTGAAAAACTTTTTCGGGAAGATCTGTATTACCGACTCAACGTTTTTCCGGTCTATATGCCTCCACTCAGGGAGAGAAGGACCGATATTCTCCTGCTTGCAGAATACTTTCTTGAAAAATATGCCCGAGAGAATAACAAGACCATACGTAGGATTTCTACTTCCGCTATTGATATGCTTATCCAGTATCACTGGCCTGGAAACGTTCGCGAACTGCAAAACTGCATGGAAAGAGCGGTATTAATCTGCGATGACGATTCTATAAAAGGAGTGCATCTTCCCCCAACTCTCCAGGTGGCTGGCGAAACTATTTCGGATAAGCCTCTTTCTCTTGCTTCCTCAGTGGAAAGATTTGAAAAAGATCTTATAATTGAAGGTCTAAAAAAGCATAACGGTAACCAGACCAAAACAGCAAAATATCTTGATACCAGTCTGCGCATTATTAATTATAAAATTCACCAATATGGCATAGATCCTAAGAAATACAAACTTTAA